The region CGAAagctgggagcactggaagTGCCTTGGAATGCTACTGGCATATGATGGATGATTTGAAAGGAGAGTATTTGGATTCAATACACGCACCAAAtctaaggggtttttttaatacaattctTTTCAAGACTTGTGATCACTGGATGTTTTTATGGATATTTGGATAAGTGCTTGCTGCTATAAATGAAATGTAGTCTATACTGACATTTAAATACATCTAGgtttttaagagaaaagaagTCAAGTAGATGAGAGAGAAGTCGGGAACTGTTAGCCCctagggagaaaggaaaggaattttGGGGGCCAGTAGGGGAGAGAGTAAACAGTGCCAAAATTGCAATTTACTCCTTTTGTACTAAGGGTGAAGGATGAGTGTGTTAATGAAGTCGTTAACAGAAAGGATTAATTTCTGTGGCTTTTAAGATTAACTCCTCATGTTCATTCCCAAGTTCATTGCATGAATGGCTGGGAActagggagagagagaaacagtgTAACATAGTTTTGGGGAAGATGAGTGAATTCAGCTGACTCATTCCTCTGTACTGAAGTGCTGGGAGATAAATAGCTTACTGCAGTGTTACATGCTGGGATTTGTAAATCTTCAGATATTCTGTAAACAAGCTGATCGTCTCACTGCATTAAGAACTAGATTGTTTTTGTTGAATTCTGTATTATTCTGGCTTTTGAGGTATGTTCTCATGACACTTGTACTCAAGCTGTTGCAGAAGTGAGAATGTTTTCCACCAGAACTTCAAGAATGAAGTCTGGCTTCCATTACTGAGAAAACCACTTACTACTGTCAGTAAGCCTACAGATTGTAACAGGCTATTTCCTGGAAGCATACCTGAAATCTGATAGAGAGCTTTTGCAGTTTCACACCTTAAACTACCCTCTGTAATGGAATTCACTGGAAACAGTTGACACTGAGTTAACTGTGATCTTCCAGAAGCTCTGCAGAATAGCCCACGCAGAATATTTCATAGGTATTCACCTAAGGAGTGAATACATAACTGTAGAGCAAACCCACTTCAGTGTCTGGGCTTGTTTAGTGTGTATAAAAGTAATCagtatttattctattttaccAGGTAGAGTGGTGAATGTCTCTAGTATGGTAAGTAGCTCAGCTCTGGGAAACTGCAGCCGAGAACTACAGCAGAAGTTTCGCAGCGACGCGATCACTGAGGATGAGTTAGTGGAGCTTATGACCAAATTTGTGGAAGATACCAAGAAAAGTGTGCACGAGAAAGAGGGCTGGCCAAATACTGCCTATGGGGTATCCAAAATTGGTGTCACAGTCTTGTCCAGGATTCAAGCCCGAATgttaaatgagaaaagaaaaggtgacCACATCCTTCTCAATGCCTGCTGTCCTGGATGGGTGAGAACAGACATGGCAGGCCCTCACGCCACTAAATCGCCAGATGAAGGGGCTGAGACCCCAGTTTATTTGGCGCTTTTGCCTTCTGATGCTGATGGTCCTCAGGGCCAGTTTGTTAGTAACAAAACTGTTCGAACCTGGTAAGCTTATGTATGTGGACCCATGCGAATGGTAATATGGCTGTGGATTAGCCTGTGCCCTGGTAGGGGGCATTTACCCAGGGCCGGCTCATCCtgtccacagcagcagcagggtccTTTATCATTACAATGAGGGTTGTAGTTATGATACTTCTCTGGGATTAAGTCTACACTAGGCTACACTTCCCAACAGTTGCTGTTAGCCTGCTCACAGCATTGGCTGTGTAGCCTGCAATCTGATTTGTGGGTCTTCCAGCCTGGATGATACAGGCTAACTTGGTGTTGCCCTAATGTAGAGGTGTCTGACCTTGTTTACTCTTCATTAAATCATTGCCAGCCCTTCTCCCACTCCCCTGAGAGAGATCTCTGACATGGAGTTGGGATGAGGAAACAGATGCCTTACGCTTTCTCAGCACAACAGATCTCTCTCTAGGCACCATAGTTGCTTCTTGAGGTTGTACGGGGTTTCTTAACGGGGGAGAGAGTTGTTCTGAGATCAACAGTCTGACTGCTTTGGGGGTGGACTAATTAGACCAGAATGGAATCATCACTGCTGTATAGAGATTCCTTATTAGTAGTGCAAAATGgaattaagtgaaaaaaaaaaaatagcagtgatATACCATTAATAGAAAAGCTTAATTAATTGGCTTAATTAATATGTATGTCAATAAATGATTACTTTCTGATTTGTGTTCATCCAACTGGCTTATTCTGATACTAAAAATGTATAATGTTTGAAAatactctttcattttctgcagctaAGTTTGTAGCTGGAATGTGTGGTGTTTGGACTATATGAAGATAAAATAAACTACAGAACTGATACAGCAAACTATTCCTCAGGACTTCCAGTTCATTTGTTGTATACCCAGAAGTTTCCTTATTAAAAACCTGGATTAAGTGCTCTACAAGTAGTAGAGGAAATGAGCTGTAAATGTTACAATACTATTGCAGGACAGGACTGAAATACATAATTATGAtggaaaccaaaacaaaaatcacaagtAGAGGAAGCAGTGACAGGGAGAGCACCAAActtgttttcccattttaaatgCTGGTTATTGCATTTCAAATGCTTGATCTTGAAAGGTTGCTGCAGCACTTCAAGCTGGAGAGGTGGAGCTGGGTGGCAGCAGAGGTAGCCTGGGGGTGGGGCAGGGCACCTGGGACAGCCCCAAGCTATGGGGCAGCTAGCTGCAGGGGCTTGGAGTGAGGTGGGGCTGGGTCACCCACAGGTGATAACCATGCAGCTCTTTCTCCACCATGTTCTGCCAGCCAGCACAAAaaccgcgggggggggggggggctcccaGGCCTTGCCCCACCTTTCCTGCAGGGCAGGGTGTGCACaatgctgtgctctgcaggaggAGATTGCTGCCGTCTTCCTCTTGCTGTGagaagctgaaggagctggaaaCAATTGCCTGTAAACCTGTCATTAGTAATGATAAATCAGTAACAGGCATGTTAATTCTTAATCAGGAGTCAGCAAGACAATGCTGAAGTGGCTTAGCTAACTGAGCTTTACATTGGCTTCCCCTGGTACAGTTTGTGTTCAGGGAAGCCTTGAGTCAAAAGACGTTGGACATAAATAATACGTGTGGTTTTAGAAATTGCTTATCAGCACAGAACAAAGGTGTgattattagttggtcttttaAGGACACGGTAGCTATTGTTTTTATGAAGATAGAAGTATTGCCAAATGAGTTATGCCCCAGAGCTCACTGAAGAGCAGGATGAGTGCTGCCCCAGAAGTTCTCATGGGAGTCTATTctccatgaagaaaaaaatctgaggccTTTAGTTTAAGGGCAACAGATCAGTCACAAAATCCCCGTATGAagtttttaatgcattttatgtACTACCTGCAGACTGCCTACAGTGTGATAGCTCCAAAAGCCATCTGGTTAATACAGTAACGACTCTCATTCTGATGTGCAACAGAAAGAACCATGGCTTGTATGTGCTTTTTTAGTTGTGTTAATGGTGtctcagcaaaataaaacacagtggtTCTGACTTAGTAGTAGTTTGTGCAGAACTTCAAGAGGTGTAACCCTACAGTGGAGAATCATACCTAGTTCATACTGGAAATGCTGCTTGAGTCATTAAATCTCAAAAGTTGTGTGCCCTTCTGGTTGCCCTTCTTTCCAAACAAACCTTGACCCAGCTTTCCTACAGTTTGTGCAAAGACCAGTCTGTAAGAGTCCTAGGTAAGTTTATGGTAGCTGGATAGTAGCCATTGTTAAATACAAATTAGTCTCTTAGTATCCCCTATGCTCTATGAAGTTCCTTCTTAAGTCTAACTTGGGatctggggttttttccatTCAAGCCAAGCAAATTATAAGTTTGAAGGTTTGAAGATGTGTTCCAAATTTTTATATTAAGCCCTTTCACTGTGCTTGTTCTTTGTTAAACCTACTTAGCCTGTTTCAGGGTAAGAAAGCAAAGTGGAAGATGATGGCTAAGTAGTCGTATTCAGAAATGTCATTTCTCGTGCTGAAATTGATTATAATGCAGTTTCTTCTGATatgaacagaaagaacagaggaCAGATCTTTTCACAACCTTTGCAGCTGTGATGCAGTGCTCAAGGAAGGAGAGTCAGCTGTGTGGATGGATACAACCTCAGCTGTAGGAGGTGGAAACACGAGGCAGAAAATATTGGCTGTTCACAGGCCCAGTCAGAGTCAGGAAGGAGCTTGTGCAGGAGAAGCACTTTCCCCAGTGACAGTGGTAGGAGAACTGTGTCTGTAGaacagagctggggctggctgccaggGGAGGGCTGTTTACTGAGAGCAGAATTGGAGGACAGGCTGTACAGCATGTGTGGCAGGCTGGATCTTGGGACAGGGCTTTCATTGTTCAAaccaatttctcttttttttcctttaagctgTCTCCCTGTTTCTCTCCCATGTCCATTGTGTCTgaagtgttttgctgttttcaga is a window of Nyctibius grandis isolate bNycGra1 chromosome 2, bNycGra1.pri, whole genome shotgun sequence DNA encoding:
- the LOC137677754 gene encoding carbonyl reductase [NADPH] 1-like, encoding MSNVPVAVVTGSNKGIGFAIVRALCKQFPGDVYLTARDPGRGQEAVAKLQEEGLRALFHQLDIDDLQSIRALRDFLKEKYGGLNVLVNNAGIAFKVHDTTPFAVQAEVTLKTNFFGTRNVCTELLPLLKPYGRVVNVSSMVSSSALGNCSRELQQKFRSDAITEDELVELMTKFVEDTKKSVHEKEGWPNTAYGVSKIGVTVLSRIQARMLNEKRKGDHILLNACCPGWVRTDMAGPHATKSPDEGAETPVYLALLPSDADGPQGQFVSNKTVRTW